The following coding sequences are from one Candidatus Cloacimonadota bacterium window:
- a CDS encoding SUMF1/EgtB/PvdO family nonheme iron enzyme, with the protein MNINPGFRIRDYIVVRQLGKGGMGEVWLARDIYLDREVAIKFLDPALTGDPRFSERFKHEAQIQNLLTHTNIVGFKDFFQEDGNWFLVQEYARGITLRELINATGPIREERALNIFHQITDALSHAHAKGIIHRDVKPSNIMVDTQNGDTVKVMDFGIARLMNDIHLTQTGDTIGTVYYMSPEQVIAAKDIDHRSDIYSAGIVLYEMLSGKLPFNVDTSSTFHIQDAIVNKDVPDPRDVYPNISERAVALLRRLTAKDREQRPHTFSDPNTFQAPNPASQPQPLYPQPEPIPSEPEAAFTEKRKGGKTGLWITLGLVLAVGLAVFFALRDQSGARELERVRQTSTFVAVQGGEFEMGSEQGDLDELPVHSVLVSGFHIANYEVTQDLWETVMGNNPSQNQGGALPVENVSWEDALEFCNALSEREDREPCYRIKGASTTCDWKANGYRLPTEAEWEFAARGGNYSQGYIYSGSNDISEVAFSNSSDAGRTRPVGKKSPNELGLHDMSGNVWEWCWDSYGEDYYSASPYENPRGTKADHIRCMRGGAWNRNEGRCRTSDRGKGSYDYKNSNLGFRLVRSSI; encoded by the coding sequence ATGAATATAAACCCGGGGTTCCGGATAAGGGATTACATCGTCGTCAGGCAGCTGGGCAAGGGCGGCATGGGAGAGGTTTGGCTGGCCCGGGACATCTATCTGGACCGGGAGGTGGCGATCAAATTTCTGGATCCCGCCCTTACCGGCGACCCCAGATTTTCCGAGCGTTTCAAACACGAAGCGCAGATCCAGAATCTGCTCACCCACACCAACATCGTGGGTTTCAAAGACTTTTTCCAGGAAGACGGAAATTGGTTCCTGGTGCAGGAGTACGCCCGCGGGATCACTCTGCGTGAGCTGATCAACGCCACCGGCCCCATCCGCGAGGAACGGGCCCTGAACATCTTCCACCAGATCACTGACGCCCTGTCCCATGCCCACGCCAAAGGCATCATCCACCGCGACGTGAAGCCCTCCAACATCATGGTGGACACACAAAACGGCGATACCGTGAAGGTGATGGATTTCGGCATCGCCCGCCTCATGAACGACATCCACCTCACCCAAACCGGCGACACCATCGGCACAGTTTATTACATGAGCCCGGAGCAGGTGATCGCCGCCAAGGACATCGACCACCGCAGCGACATCTATTCCGCCGGCATCGTCCTCTACGAAATGCTCAGCGGCAAGCTGCCCTTCAATGTGGACACCTCCAGCACTTTTCACATCCAGGATGCCATCGTCAACAAGGATGTTCCCGACCCCCGCGATGTTTATCCCAACATCAGCGAACGCGCCGTGGCCCTGCTGCGCCGCCTCACCGCAAAGGACAGGGAACAGCGTCCGCACACTTTTTCGGACCCGAACACTTTCCAGGCTCCCAATCCCGCCAGCCAGCCCCAGCCCCTGTACCCGCAACCGGAGCCAATTCCCAGCGAGCCCGAAGCCGCTTTCACCGAAAAGAGGAAAGGTGGCAAAACCGGTTTGTGGATAACGCTCGGGTTGGTTCTGGCCGTCGGTTTGGCAGTGTTTTTCGCGCTCAGAGACCAATCTGGCGCCCGTGAACTGGAGCGGGTGCGCCAAACATCAACTTTCGTGGCCGTGCAGGGCGGCGAGTTCGAGATGGGCTCGGAACAGGGCGATCTGGACGAACTGCCGGTGCACAGCGTTTTGGTTTCCGGTTTCCACATCGCCAATTATGAGGTCACCCAGGACCTTTGGGAAACCGTGATGGGTAACAATCCCTCCCAGAATCAGGGAGGGGCGCTGCCTGTGGAAAACGTCTCCTGGGAGGATGCGCTGGAGTTTTGCAACGCCCTCAGCGAGCGTGAAGACCGCGAACCTTGCTACAGGATCAAAGGCGCCAGCACCACCTGCGACTGGAAGGCCAACGGCTACCGGCTGCCCACTGAAGCGGAATGGGAATTCGCCGCCCGCGGCGGAAACTACAGCCAGGGTTACATCTACAGCGGCTCCAATGATATCAGCGAAGTGGCTTTCTCCAACTCCTCAGACGCCGGCCGCACCCGTCCCGTGGGCAAAAAGAGCCCCAATGAGCTTGGCCTCCACGACATGAGCGGAAACGTTTGGGAATGGTGCTGGGACAGCTACGGTGAGGATTATTACAGCGCCAGCCCCTACGAAAACCCCCGCGGGACCAAAGCGGATCATATACGTTGCATGCGCGGCGGAGCCTGGAACAGAAATGAAGGACGTTGTCGCACATCAGACCGCGGTAAAGGTTCATATGATTACAAAAACTCCAACCTGGGCTTCAGACTGGTACGCTCCAGCATATAA
- a CDS encoding phosphatase PAP2 family protein has protein sequence MTRRWIVVLAVNLLCASALSGEAESGHFRRYLASYPFSVKEAATAPARWQTQDWLTAGGVVLVAGSLVWADPQIRDFTQNHRIGWNDAALHGLGYAGDKWILFPAAGVTALAGCLAGSDKSVDTGLLCLKSMLLASAASEGLKLASQRQRPGGASDGDFWPEGGFSLRHDSFPSGHSTLVWSVAPVLAEQYSEQAWVAPLVYGLAVLASWSRVNGDEHWASDVFCGAVIGYLSARLTLNSTPRMALTPAPDLKGIKLSLEF, from the coding sequence ATGACAAGAAGATGGATCGTGGTCCTGGCTGTGAACTTGCTCTGCGCTTCCGCTTTGAGCGGGGAGGCGGAGAGCGGCCATTTCCGGCGGTATCTGGCCTCATATCCGTTCAGCGTGAAAGAGGCTGCAACGGCCCCGGCGCGCTGGCAAACCCAGGATTGGCTCACGGCGGGCGGAGTGGTCTTGGTGGCAGGAAGCCTGGTTTGGGCCGACCCCCAGATCAGGGATTTCACCCAGAACCACAGGATCGGCTGGAACGACGCCGCCTTGCACGGCTTGGGCTACGCGGGCGACAAGTGGATCCTCTTCCCCGCGGCGGGGGTAACGGCTTTGGCCGGCTGTCTGGCCGGTTCCGACAAAAGCGTGGACACCGGTTTGCTCTGCCTGAAAAGCATGCTCCTGGCCTCCGCGGCCAGTGAGGGCCTGAAGCTGGCCAGCCAGAGGCAGCGTCCTGGCGGGGCCAGTGACGGAGATTTCTGGCCCGAAGGTGGTTTTTCCCTGCGCCACGATTCCTTTCCCTCCGGCCACAGCACGTTGGTTTGGAGCGTGGCGCCGGTACTGGCGGAGCAGTATTCCGAACAAGCCTGGGTTGCCCCTTTGGTCTATGGTCTGGCAGTTTTGGCATCCTGGTCCCGGGTGAACGGGGATGAGCACTGGGCCAGCGATGTTTTTTGCGGTGCCGTGATCGGTTACCTCTCCGCGCGGCTGACCTTGAACAGCACTCCCCGCATGGCGTTGACGCCCGCCCCCGATCTGAAGGGGATCAAACTAAGCCTGGAATTTTAA
- the der gene encoding ribosome biogenesis GTPase Der, translated as MRKYIVSIVGRPNVGKSTLFNRLCRKRSAIVDPEAGITRDRKYEDVEWNGKVFKLVDTGGIIFDSSEAMDKMIRHQAQLAIDESDLIIFMVDAQTGTTDIDKAIAKILFPHRDKVMLVANKADNEKFEWELYDFLQLGFGDPFPISASQARNTGNFKDELLALIPETQNAYDNDEPHNTRIAVVGKPNVGKSSIVNLLLGNEKQIVTDVPGTTRDAVDSVFRYHGKEYVLVDTAGLRRKTKVNYGVEYYSVMRTIEAVDRCDVVVLVLTADEAISDQDVKIASYAKRRMKEILVVFNKWDLVDKDNKTTGRFIADLHEMMPFLQFAPVQFISAKTGQRINRIMEMVVKIEEESEKRISTSELNRFMETVVEHRPPTHSTGKHVKIYYLTQVAVKPPTFVFFCNQPALISENYRRFLHNQIREMFTFEGVSIKLIFRGRKEGEVEQ; from the coding sequence ATGAGGAAATACATCGTATCGATCGTGGGTCGTCCGAATGTGGGCAAATCCACGCTGTTCAACCGCCTTTGCAGAAAGCGCTCCGCCATCGTTGACCCGGAAGCGGGGATCACCCGCGACCGCAAATACGAGGACGTGGAGTGGAACGGCAAAGTGTTCAAACTTGTGGACACTGGCGGGATCATATTCGACAGCAGCGAAGCCATGGACAAGATGATCCGCCACCAAGCCCAGCTCGCGATCGACGAATCTGACCTGATCATCTTCATGGTGGACGCCCAGACCGGCACCACGGACATCGACAAGGCCATCGCCAAGATCCTCTTCCCGCACCGCGACAAGGTGATGCTGGTGGCGAACAAGGCCGACAACGAGAAATTCGAGTGGGAACTATACGATTTTCTGCAGCTGGGTTTCGGCGATCCCTTCCCCATTTCCGCCTCGCAGGCCCGCAACACGGGAAATTTCAAGGATGAACTGCTGGCCCTGATCCCGGAAACGCAGAACGCTTACGACAACGACGAGCCTCACAACACCCGCATCGCCGTGGTGGGCAAGCCGAACGTGGGCAAATCCTCGATCGTGAACCTGCTGCTGGGCAACGAAAAACAGATCGTCACCGATGTTCCCGGCACCACCCGCGACGCGGTGGACAGCGTTTTTCGCTATCACGGCAAGGAATACGTGCTGGTGGACACCGCCGGCCTGCGCCGCAAGACCAAGGTCAATTACGGCGTGGAATACTACAGCGTGATGCGCACCATCGAAGCCGTGGACAGATGCGACGTGGTGGTGCTGGTGCTCACCGCGGACGAGGCCATCTCCGATCAGGACGTGAAGATCGCCTCCTATGCCAAACGCCGCATGAAGGAGATCCTGGTGGTTTTCAACAAGTGGGACCTGGTGGACAAAGACAACAAGACCACAGGCAGGTTCATCGCGGACCTGCACGAAATGATGCCCTTTCTGCAATTCGCGCCGGTGCAGTTCATTTCCGCCAAAACGGGCCAGCGCATCAACCGGATCATGGAGATGGTGGTGAAGATCGAGGAGGAGAGCGAAAAACGCATCTCCACCAGCGAGCTGAACCGCTTCATGGAAACCGTGGTTGAACATCGCCCCCCCACCCACAGCACCGGCAAGCATGTGAAAATTTATTACCTCACCCAGGTGGCCGTGAAACCTCCAACCTTCGTCTTTTTCTGCAA